One genomic region from Electrophorus electricus isolate fEleEle1 chromosome 25, fEleEle1.pri, whole genome shotgun sequence encodes:
- the si:dkey-100n23.5 gene encoding cyclic AMP receptor-like protein A isoform X2 — protein MLFVIWLLRRYNSLAQKMILSLTVAAFFDSVAYVMGESHPEGTLCDLQAWWLTYFDWSALVWVCLITLNLYLNLVKEIRTEHYEIPYHVVAWGVPLFMSVLPLLNGYYGPAGAWCWITGDRVAWRFGIWYVPLFTLIFLMICCYARIISVANERMQSWLGTFNPERERRKVSLAEEIRPLKWYPSVYLLVSLFPLLNRLHNAVFPGQPVFSLTLLHVLSAPLHGLANALVFGRDTWSQLSNTGFKLALQSRLCDSTRIGEYHPANVRYTVGLESESDDEDNNVLFYSPDMSLKDRGP, from the exons atgttgtttgtaATATGGCTTCTTCGACGATACAACTCCTTGGCTCAG AAAATGATACTCAGTTTGACGGTAGCAGCTTTCTTTGACAGTGTTGCATATGTAATG GGAGAATCTCACCCAGAGGGTACTCTTTGTGATTTACAGGCCTGGTGGTTAACATATTTtg ACTGGAGTGCACTGGTCTGGGTATGTCTTATCACTCTAAATCTTTATCTGAACCTGGTCAAGGAGATCAGAACTGAACATTATGAGat ACCATACCATGTAGTTGCTTGGGGGGTCCCTCTCTTTATGTCAGTTCTTCCCCTGTTGAATGGATACTATGGTCCTGCTGGAGCTTGGTG TTGGATAACAGGGGATCGTGTTGCTTGGAGGTTCGGCAT atgGTACGTTCCACTCTTTACCCTCATATTCCTCATGATCTGCTGTTATGCACGCATCATCTCTGTGGCCAATGAGCGG ATGCAGTCCTGGCTTGGCACTTTTaacccagagagggagagaaggaag GTGTCACTTGCTGAGGAAATCCGACCTCTGAAATGGTATCCTTCAGTGTATCTGTtggtttctctctttcccctcttaAATCG GCTGCATAATGCTGTGTTCCCTGGTCAGCCTGTATTCTCCCTCACATTGCTGCACGTGCTCAGTGCCCCTCTCCATGGCCTGGCCAACGCACTTGTCTTCGGCAGAGACACCTGGAGTCAGCTCAGCAACACAGGGTTCAAA CTGGCACTTCAGTCCCGACTGTGTGACAGCACGCGAATTGGCGAGTATCACCCAGCCAATGTGAGATACACAGTGGGGCTCGAGTCAGAGTCGGACGATGAGGATAACAATGTCCTTTTCTACAGCCCTGACATGAGTCTGAAAGACAGAGGACCCTGA
- the si:dkey-100n23.5 gene encoding cyclic AMP receptor-like protein A isoform X1 produces the protein MENDHPVQTDDNNSSRCPFFSADSDDYRCDVILVVKRATGTFSLVACLFMLFVIWLLRRYNSLAQKMILSLTVAAFFDSVAYVMGESHPEGTLCDLQAWWLTYFDWSALVWVCLITLNLYLNLVKEIRTEHYEIPYHVVAWGVPLFMSVLPLLNGYYGPAGAWCWITGDRVAWRFGIWYVPLFTLIFLMICCYARIISVANERMQSWLGTFNPERERRKVSLAEEIRPLKWYPSVYLLVSLFPLLNRLHNAVFPGQPVFSLTLLHVLSAPLHGLANALVFGRDTWSQLSNTGFKLALQSRLCDSTRIGEYHPANVRYTVGLESESDDEDNNVLFYSPDMSLKDRGP, from the exons ATGGAAAATGATCACCCAGTACAGACAGACGATAACAATAGTTCCCGCTGCCCTTTCTTCAGCGCAGACTCAGATGACTATCGATGT gATGTGATTCTTGTTGTGAAAAGAGCCACTGGAACCTTTTCTCTGGTTGCATG cctttttatgttgtttgtaATATGGCTTCTTCGACGATACAACTCCTTGGCTCAG AAAATGATACTCAGTTTGACGGTAGCAGCTTTCTTTGACAGTGTTGCATATGTAATG GGAGAATCTCACCCAGAGGGTACTCTTTGTGATTTACAGGCCTGGTGGTTAACATATTTtg ACTGGAGTGCACTGGTCTGGGTATGTCTTATCACTCTAAATCTTTATCTGAACCTGGTCAAGGAGATCAGAACTGAACATTATGAGat ACCATACCATGTAGTTGCTTGGGGGGTCCCTCTCTTTATGTCAGTTCTTCCCCTGTTGAATGGATACTATGGTCCTGCTGGAGCTTGGTG TTGGATAACAGGGGATCGTGTTGCTTGGAGGTTCGGCAT atgGTACGTTCCACTCTTTACCCTCATATTCCTCATGATCTGCTGTTATGCACGCATCATCTCTGTGGCCAATGAGCGG ATGCAGTCCTGGCTTGGCACTTTTaacccagagagggagagaaggaag GTGTCACTTGCTGAGGAAATCCGACCTCTGAAATGGTATCCTTCAGTGTATCTGTtggtttctctctttcccctcttaAATCG GCTGCATAATGCTGTGTTCCCTGGTCAGCCTGTATTCTCCCTCACATTGCTGCACGTGCTCAGTGCCCCTCTCCATGGCCTGGCCAACGCACTTGTCTTCGGCAGAGACACCTGGAGTCAGCTCAGCAACACAGGGTTCAAA CTGGCACTTCAGTCCCGACTGTGTGACAGCACGCGAATTGGCGAGTATCACCCAGCCAATGTGAGATACACAGTGGGGCTCGAGTCAGAGTCGGACGATGAGGATAACAATGTCCTTTTCTACAGCCCTGACATGAGTCTGAAAGACAGAGGACCCTGA